A window of Proteus columbae contains these coding sequences:
- the pdxY gene encoding pyridoxal kinase PdxY, whose amino-acid sequence MKNILSIQSHVVFGHAGNSASEFPMRRMGVNVWPLNTVQFSNHTQYPEKWTGCVMSAEHITEIVDGIAAIGKLSQCDAVLSGYLGSAEQGLRIVDIVKKVKQANPNAWYFCDPVMGHPEKGCIVPPEVSGVLCEEALLISDIIAPNLLELETLSGGKALHNVDECVKAARELCKQGPKVVLVKHLSRAGYRHDRFEMLLVTAEHSWHVSRPLVDFGERQPVGVGDLTSGLMLVDLLKGVELQTALEHVAAAVYEVMLKTKEMNEYELQLVAAQDQMVHPTHRFCATQID is encoded by the coding sequence ATGAAAAATATACTCTCTATTCAGTCACATGTTGTTTTCGGTCATGCAGGTAACAGCGCCTCTGAGTTTCCAATGCGTCGTATGGGGGTAAATGTTTGGCCTCTAAATACAGTGCAATTTTCAAATCACACACAATATCCAGAAAAATGGACTGGCTGCGTCATGTCAGCAGAACATATTACTGAGATTGTTGATGGTATTGCCGCAATTGGTAAACTTTCACAATGTGATGCCGTACTAAGTGGTTATTTGGGATCGGCTGAACAAGGTTTACGCATTGTTGATATCGTTAAAAAAGTAAAACAAGCGAACCCTAACGCCTGGTATTTTTGTGATCCTGTAATGGGACATCCTGAAAAAGGGTGTATCGTGCCGCCAGAAGTATCTGGTGTACTGTGTGAAGAAGCGTTACTTATCAGCGATATCATTGCGCCTAATTTGTTAGAACTTGAAACATTAAGTGGTGGCAAAGCCCTTCATAATGTTGATGAATGTGTGAAAGCCGCTCGTGAATTGTGCAAACAAGGTCCAAAAGTCGTATTAGTAAAACACTTATCACGCGCTGGATATCGTCATGATCGCTTTGAAATGCTGCTAGTTACCGCAGAACATAGTTGGCATGTGAGCCGTCCATTAGTTGATTTTGGTGAGCGTCAACCTGTGGGTGTCGGTGATTTAACCAGTGGTTTAATGCTAGTGGATTTACTTAAAGGTGTTGAATTACAAACTGCATTAGAACACGTTGCCGCGGCAGTTTATGAAGTGATGCTAAAAACGAAAGAGATGAATGAGTACGAACTGCAACTTGTTGCTGCTCAAGATCAAATGGTGCATCCAACACACAGATTCTGTGCAACACAGATAGATTAA